A segment of the Denticeps clupeoides chromosome 2, fDenClu1.1, whole genome shotgun sequence genome:
ACACCGGCTAGTGCGTTGGGATCTGGGATGCTTAGGATTTCAGTGTTGCTGGTTGCAGCCTCTATCGCTTCCTCCATCCCAGCGAGTTTTTCCGGGGAGCAGTAGTTGTCGAGCAAGATTTTCGCCATGTCCATGATAAGCGCTGGTGGGAAAGCATCGCAGGTGACAAAGACAGTGCTGAAGACCCCGAGTGAGGCTAGCAGGAGGATCGGCAAGCAGGACATCTTGGCTGATTGACTGACCACAGTGTCCAAGGAACTTCTCTTGAGCGTTGCTGTGTTCGCCAGCGAAGTCCGCTGACAAATGAGGCAGCTTTCACAGTGAGGTTTCTGTTAACAAACACTTAAGAGGCTTTGCTTCTCATTAAACCCTTAATCTCATTATGCTTCTGAGTGCATTGGAAATACAATAACAACTTAATTAATAATGTATGTGTAGTAAGTGGCCTAAAAGACCAACATTAAACGTATTTGTACAACATGCCACCTGGGACAAAGGCTGGAGGGCAAAGGTTTGTGGtagaaaaatgtcattgtgtaaTAGATGTTTCATAATCATTGTCACTTTAAagtattgtatattttttctcaTGCAAACACAGGTTTATTGtgtatgcaaatgtattttaacaatATATTATTAGATGTAACTGATTATCACTATCTAAGATAAATagaacaaaataaatgcaatataaaaTTAAGGTCAacagctttattttttaaatgtcaaaatcATACATTAGTATATGgtaaatgtacaaattacaACATTACATACAAATATGCTAATACtaaaataatttctttgttAAAGCcagtaaaacaaatatttaaacattagGGTTGTGAAGTGATAAATTAatataatcatgattaattgcaATGGATTCTTAACTAAACTAAacttgctataatgcatatttataacTATTACAGAGGTGAATGtgagaaagaggctcagatggggAGGAATGGGGAGATGATCTGTTCATCCTGCAGACTCTGACAGAAAATGTAACGGCAACAAAATTGTAACATACAATTAATTTTTTGCTGCAATTATGTTTTTGGCAACCTTCAGGGCATCGGTTCCCTGAGCCACCACATGAGGTTCAACTCCAGAGACACCCCAGACCTGTCCATTGTCTGCACTCAGAACAACTTGGTTGGGAATGGAGGCGTACAGGATGCTGTTACCAATCTGGTATGTGCCACTGGAGAGGGATCCTCCGACGGTTGGTTCCCCAATTACTGTGGCCCTTTTCAGGTCCTTCATAGTCCGTGTAAAAGCCTCAGCTGCTGAGCCGGTCATGTGGCTTGTGAGAATGTAGATTTCTTTTGTAGGTCCGTATCTCTGGCCCAGTACTTCAGGGAGGGTCATTACTCttgttgttgtgttggtggCATGGTCGAAAATAGTGTACAGGTGAGTGAGTGGTTCGGGGTCAAACAAATAGGTGCACAGAAGTGGGAGAGCTGAAGAGTAAGCACCAATGTTGTATCTCAGGTCAATTATCAGTGCATAGGTATTCACAAGTTTGTTCCACACCTGAACAAGTTGCGAGCCGATTGCTTTAACCACCGCAATGTCTGCCATCATGTCAAACCTCAGGTAGCCGATGTTCCCCACCAGGACGTCCGCTTTGAAGAGAGTGTTAATTATGTATGAGGCTTCATCAGCCGTGGGGATCTTCGGAACTTCTAGCATGGACTCAGGCTCTACGTCACAGTAAAAAACGTGCAGCCTGTGATCGGCAGATATTTCCTGGAGGTCTGCAGTCAACTGTGAGGCAAGAGACTCGTAGTCAATCACAGGCCGGTAAAAACCGTCTGTCCACTTGGTATGCAAAGTTTTCTTGACATTTACTGCGATTTCTGGCAAAGCATAGTGCATGCCCAGAAGTTCCCCAACCTCCTCCACCAGAGACCGAATCTCCTGATGAAACTGGATGACCTCTAGTGCTTGCTCCTCTGCTTCATCAGCCAGTACAATGGCATCTGGAACTACCCCTCCTCCAAGCCAGCACTCATCATTGTTGTCTATGAAGTTCATGACAGGAAGCGTGATGACAATGTCTGTATTCTTGACGTTGAAAGATTTGGAGTGCAGCAGATTACCAGATGTGATCTCCCCAACAATGGTACCTCGGTGCAGAGACTGGATCAGATAAGCAAATTCCTCTCCAGCAGAGATTGTATGGTAGCTTGTCAAAACATACACACCGCGTGTGGACCCATAGGATGGGCCCAAAATGTCGGGCAAGGTGTGGTAATCTGTTGTTGTATTTTGGACACGGTCATAAATGGTAAAAAGTTGAAGTTTGGATGAAACATCATGGAGGTAAGAGAGCAGAATTGACAATGAATCTGAGGGTCCGCCCGTGTTGAAGCGTAAGTCAATAATAAGATTGTCTGTGCCTTTGATTGGCTCCCACacatttctgaccatttgaaCTTCCATTTTCTGCAGCAGCATTGCATCAACAAATCTGTCAAATCTGACATATCCAGTGTTGCCTGGCAGGATCCGTACTTTGAAAACACTCTCTGCAAGAGCCTGGAGAAATGACTGGTCATCTGGGATCGTTTCCAGTTCAGGATCGTCTTGAACAACGAGAGGGctgttttttgccatttttattatCAGACGTGGGTCCTCTGCCACCGACTGAAGTTCATAGTTTAGTTTGACTGCCAAGTTGTCCTCAGAGATGACTGTGAAAAAGTCAGTTGCCTCCAGGTGATTTATTACACTTTGAACTTTGTCTCTGAATGAATAGTATCTTTGGATGATATCAGAGACACTCTGGACTGCTTTCGGAATCGTGCTTCGAATTGCCAGGAGGGATTTGGCTCTAGAAAGAGCTTCTTTGGGTTTTGTATTCACCGAAGGCGAAACCCCATTAAGTTCCCAACTCAGTCCAGTCAGAGGGCTTGTTGATCTGGCCACGGGTATCGTAATGTAAAATCCAGAGTCCCCGATCTTTAACTTTTCAACTTTTACTGACCCTCCCGAGGTCCTTTCTCCAACAACGATGGCCCGGTTCAAATTCTTCAAGGTGTATGCAACAGCCTCAGCAGCCCCATTGGTGCGCTTGCTGGTCAAAACAATCAAATCCTTCTTCTTACCATACCGTTCTCCCTGAAGAGTGGAAAGTGTCCACAATTCTTTAGTCGTATTTTTCGGTCGTTCATAAATTCTTTCAAATAAGGTCGGTGGTTCGGGATCCGAGAAGTAAGAGACAACGTAAGGGACTCCAGATAATTCCCCTCCTGTGCTGTATCGAAGATCCAAAATCAATGCGTCGGTATTTATCACTTTATTCCAGATGTTCTCCTGGATGAATTGAGCCAGGGTTGCAGTTGCCTCCTCACCTACTATACGATCGATCCTCAGGTAGCCCACGTTTTTGTCCAGAAACTCCAATTTAACAGAATTCTTAACCTGTCGAGCCAGCTGGTCTTTGGAGAACAGGGAGAGCATAGGAGTTTTCACTGGGGTGTAGTTGGGTTCATAGGTCACGGTCAGCCTGGGGTCATTAAGTGCACCTTGTACGCCAGTGGACAGTACAGCTGCAAGCGTCTTCCGATCGGATATGTGTTGAATTTCTCCGCTGTTGATAGCCTGCTGGATGGCTTCCTGCATTCCGATTAGGTTCTCTGGGAAGCAGTAGTTGTCCAGGAGAATCTTTGCCATGTCTAGAACCAAGGCAGCCTGAAACGACGCATCGGCAATCCACAATCGGCAGAGCAGCATGAGCGGTGCAAAAAGAAGAGTCTTTGCCATCTTCTttgatatttgttttttttttgtatatgtctCTTGATTTATGGCAGATACTTTTGAAAAGCAATCCCTTTGTCCGATGAGACTCTGATCCCCCAGCCTCCAGGTTTTGGACAAGAACAACAACATAAGCGGCTTTTGCTTTCAATAAATCCTTAATCTTTGCTGCATCATCTAGACAATACCAGACTGAAAATGATTACAAATACTTTAGCAAAGACAGTAGAGGCgatttatttgaacaaaagTGTTGATGTGAACTATATTCTAAATTATTAGTTCATGGTcgcatttttattaattaatgtcaGCTTTTGCCGTATTAGTTTTTCTAAATCTGTTCTAGGTGACCTTCAAAGTTAGAAGTGGTAGTGCAGACCCAGAATCTGACAGGAGAAAGGACATTTTCCTTGTGCTAAATATTCAACTTGCTGGCTAACTTGGCCAGATAGGCATTATAGTTGGAGGAGAATGAAAACAAGGTGAAATTATGCAACTCCTTCTGGCTGCTAATCGGCATAATGTATTGTTAATCTTGCTTATCTTTTAATACCCTGTACCTCATGTAATCCTGTCTGCTGATTCATTGTAGCCAATGGGAACCTGGAATCCCATTTTAAGACGGTTGGTGCATTGGTACATTGGTCCTTGCGTCAGACCTGTAGGAATGTTTGGCCAAAGAAAGAAAGGATAATCGGAAAGGGGAACCAATCTAGGTGACCGTGCCACTTGCCCAGGCTTTCTTTTTATTACATGGGGGATGAATGTAAGGTTGTCATTTCACCATGAGCTCATCAAAATACTGTACAACCATTTCAACCAGTTGAAAAATGTAGTATTAAagtaaaactaaatatttttaacatttgaaacaaacaaatgaacattggGTTAAAAAGTTATTATAGATGCCTTGATTTACATGTCTGAATATGTTTAATAATCATATTAATGTGAGATACCTGATCATTTTCCAAATTCTATGAAATTAAGATAAAAGATGAAgttatttataaaattaaaacaatatacaaaatattttgaatagGTTTGATGAAGATACATGCATGGAAACCAGTAACAagtaaaacaatacatttaaatatacatttcttaataaatgtacatgtattattacatgattgtgaacatttttattaagtaTGCATTTATTTGGCGGACCGAAAGGCCCTCTGTGAATGGACAGTAAATGTTCATAGCAGCACATATAGGCGTCTCTCATTATCGGCATCCACACTCTGCCACCTTCATATCTTCATACATGTGCCGCACAGTGATTATGCCCTTCTCTTGGTACATGACTGTGATGGGGTCTAGCTTAGTTGGGACACAGCATGCCTTGTTTGCCTTTTTGGGATTCTTTAGATTGATTAAAGTTTGAATTATTGCATGTTTGGATGGAGTCAAGTCATCTGTTAGTGGGAAAAAGCACATCCCGATACACTCAAATGCATCATATTCGGGTGGGGCTACGATCCATTTGTCCCATCCAATGTCCTTGAAGTTCACGCGCAAGGAGTTCCTCCTGCAatagttgttgttgttcttcttttttgcaTGCCTCTTCCTCCTTGGATGAAGGCTGTAATGCTCTTCGCTTGAAAACGGTGGGGGTGCATCGGGTTCTGCTAGAACCACATCCTCCTCGTGCATCATCATTTCCTTCACCTCCTTCCTGGCCTCCTTCTTCCTGCTGTTGAGGTCATTGGAGAAAACAATCAGAATTGCAGAGGTGTTGCCCTTCAAACTGAGACTCACATCGAAACTACCAGATTTATGAAATCCGCAGTTTCGGCGCTTGACTTGCACTTCCAATTCATCGCCGGCGTGACCCGACTTGACCCATCTCTGGATGGCAGAGGTCACATCAAAAGTCTCCCACGAGTGCTTGATCCCTACAGCCTCCCTTCCATCAAGGAGATGTGTGATGGCCTGGCCTTGCCGGTGCTCTACTTCATAGACGTTGACGGTAGCCAACACACCATGGCAGGATGTGGCTGGTCCTTTGTCTGTCAGGGTGAACAGCCTGAGCTGAACCATGGTGATCTCTTCATAGCTCGGAATGGAAACATTGAACAGCAGCCTGTGTTTTGACAGGCTGCCATTTGTAATGGAGTGGGTGACATCTGTGAGGGGATGCAGAAAGAGGACAAAAGCTAATTAGCCGCGCCAAAATGAGATTCTGGCTAAAGTTGTAAGTGTAAGAAAAAAGGAATCATTGCATgtacattgtttaaaaaaaaaatgcaaaaaaagtgtTCTTTATAGgatctaattaattaattcatcaatacattgcatatcattatttttaaattgcagATATACTAAATCAATCATGATGCAGAACCTTTTTTTGGAAATAAGGAAGTTACAGAAAAATGGACATGGCAATAGGAACGGAACCCGTCTCGTTTGCTGTACCTTGAATGACGAAGCTGCGAATGACGTCTGACCGCGGCACGGATGATTTGTCTGAGGCGTACTTGTTGTAAAGCTCGATCATGAACTGCGGCGGGTGCaccctgctgtgttcctgcGGCACGCTAGACAGGTTGAGCTTCCTCAGAAACTCTTCCTTCATTGTGCCCAGGAATTTTTGCAACCTTGATTCAGCTGCCTCCTCCTGAGCCACCATCTTCAGCACGTCCTGGGTTTCGTCCAGCTCAATTCCACCCTGCAAAGGTTTGGCCCAAAGTGACCCAATGAACACCACCAGACCAACGCACGTTTGGAAATTCCACGAGTTCCGCATTTTCGCCCCCCGTTCAATTGATTTCTGCTCTATAGGAACCAGTTGCTGACTTTCTTTTGAGCGATAATCATGGAAATTGAGAACGCCGATGCTAGAACCGTCTGTCCCCGGTTCACTCCCATGCTCTATGATAAACACCACTCTTGTAGAACTACCAAAATAGTAGTGCAGCAATTCTTATCTTGACTATTGATGCCTTGGTGCAGGCCTTGTTATCGCCGGGGGTCCTGGAGTTAATGAAGGTTCTGTAAACACGGTGCGGATAATGAGTACGATGCTTGAAGTTGTGAGGTCATTGACAAACGCTTCCTCAAATTTATGGGGTGTGGGTGTTCGTTTTTTCTGCAGCTCAGTCACTAATCGCCATCAAAACTGCAACAAGCAAGACGGTctaaatttgctttattttattaagaCAATGTATTGAGTCAATTATATAAAAAGTTCTAACAGCCCCACCAAAGTGTTATCTCTGTGGAAGCATGAGGTTCAAAGAGCGTGAGAGAACTGGCCCAAGATTGGTTTTGTTCTGCGTAGCTCAATCAGGTCTTTCACAAGCAagggttagaaaaaaaaaacagtcctggtcctggtccagatgtgaaagtgaaaggaacTCACTTCTTAAGCAGAAACGAGGGATTGGTCAAGAATGTTTCGTACTTTGTAAGAAAAGTACAAACCAATTCATGACACTTTACACACTGTATTTCAGtgtcatgttttctttattttgctgctgaatataaaatacaaatatattcatacactgaaaaatgtaattgcCTTGGTGTAGTATGAACTATGAGGTATAGAGATAcagaatgcaataaaaacacagGAGGGTgagtatacacacaaaaatagcaataaaataggccaataaaaaaaatacaggaagcCTATTTTCTctcaattatttaaattaaaattccaTTTACTACACTGCCTCATAAAAACAATAGTTAACAGTATTTAATGACAACTAGGTACTTTACTGTTCATGATAATATAACTGTAAAAATCAGTATATCACAAACAATTCTGTTAATGCTATGTACATAGTGTACCAAAGAACATTTCCTCTGAAAAATaatgcgtaaaaaaaaaacataaatcataaAACTGATCAAATACACATCAGATGAATATGTTCTTGTGAGGAACCCTGAACACTCTCTGCAGGACATGCAAGTGGTTggttcgtaaaaaaaaaaaaaaaaactgttgaatTGCACCCACATCTGCAGCAGATGGCAGCAATGTATAGAAAAAGGAAAGGATGCAAGAAAGAAAGTCTTCATCCTTCCTTTACAATCCTTTGTAAGTATGGCTTAAAAACAAGCTATGACGacagaaatatttacaaaaatgttaatCTAGTCAATGATAATGTATTATTCTGCCAGGGCAAAACAATAATGCCGTAAAATGTGCCCATAAATAGCCTGTTTCAACTATCGTTCTGCAATCCCATGTGCATCGTCACCCACGGTCTGTAAAACTGATTTTGAGGCTGTGTGTCTCTTTCTCAAGAGCTTATCGgatatgtatttgtttgtgtgtttgggggggcaTTGTATATAATAGTCTTTTGAAAAAGAAGAATTAGAAGATGTTTCTCCTATCGACAGGCGCACGTGTCCACAGACATGTTGGGATAAACCTTCAGGACGATGCTCTTGCTGGTGTCCAGGAAGAGGACAGGCAGTGCGCTCATCTTGTCAGGAACGCAGCAAGGCTCGGGGATGCCAGGTACAATTCCTACTGCCTTCACAATGCTTTGGATGGTGGCGTGGTTGGAGGGACGAACAaccttgcagaaaaaaaacaaaaaacaaagaaagaacaaatcggtaagaatcagaatcagaattgtatttattggccaagtatgcgGCTAAACACGTACAAGGAATTTCATTCCGGTTGATGGTGTCCCTCAAACAGTATGAAACAACAACATACAATTTAATCAAATTGTACAAACACAATCTTATATGCACAGACCATTCTACAAGGCTAGAAGGGTCTGAGGTTTCTTCCAACCCTACATTACCACAAATGACCCGACCGAGCAGCATCTCGAGAAGAACTCTGGAGCAGTAGGTCCAGCTTTCCACTTGATTTCATACCTGATATTCGGTGGGATGGTACCCAACATCCATAAAGTGAGGAAGATCTAAACTTTGCAGGCAGTCTGGAGactaggaagagggtcattttACAGAAATCTACTGCTGGGTTTCACAAAGGTCCAATCGGGATTCTGACTGGACTGATTTATTGCATTCAAATAAGAAGTTCTAACCTTTGGAATTGGAAATCCACAAGCTCCAGCGCAATAGAAGGCGTCGAATGCTTTCGGGGCCAACACCCATTCACTCCAACCAATGTCCGCAAAGTCCACCCTGAGGTACCGTCTGGCACAGAGCCTTGGTTCACTCCACTGTCTCCGTCGAGCTTTTTTCATGGTCTTCTCGTCAAAGCTGAGGACCTGGGATTTACCCAGCTCCCCTGGAATCTCCTGGCCCAGTTTTGGACCTTCTTTGGAAAAGGACCTGGGTTTGAGTGGAAAGTAGGTGTTCTCCCAAAGCTCTTTGCTTTTCGCATCAGCGTGATGGACGTCGGGGAGGAAATTGCTGTGGATCTGGTTTGCTTCTCGCTTGGCTCTCGTGTTTGGGGAAGCAGTGTCCTCGCCCACTGAGAAAGGACTGTACCTCTGCAGTGACATAGCCACACTGTTGGGTTCCGTGATggccaggtcatctgcataGACCAAAATATATGGCAAACTGGATTTGGGGAATTGCTCCTGATGTCGGAGGTGCCTCTCACCAGAGTCAAACTCAATGGACACCAAGATGTCACCCATCGCCCGTCCCTGTGTGATGACAGAGGTGATGTTCCTTGCTTGCCAGTGTCCCTTTCTGAGGGGCGGGAGAGAGATATTTCCCAGAGGGAAGATGGCTTCTGGGGACAGACCCCTGACTATGAGATGACTTGGGGTGGGCTGATGCAGCTGCTGGACGCGACAGCTGAGGCTTCTGGAACGCCTGCAACTCCACGGCCGGTGACGCTGGTCCAGGAAATGGAAGGTGGCGGACAGGATCACCTCGGAGTCTGGGATGGAGGTCAGATTGAACTGGAAGACGACCTTGTTCTTAATGAACCCTGGAAGCACATATTTACACAGATTTAGGTAACTTTTGGAACTTTTGGAGTAGCTCCAATGAATTACTCCAGAATGAATCACTCTCAAATGAAAAAGAACGCCACTCGCCATGTGGCCCCGTTTAATAAACAGCACTTTCCCCCCTCAATTTCAATTGCATGCCCACCAGATTCTGCTGTTTTATGAGAAGGGCTAATAAAAGGATAAACAAGGCTTCTGCCACGTGGAAATGCTTAAAGCAGAGAGCCTAGACTTTTACACATTTCTCGCTCCAACACAGACCCAGCCGCGTATTCACGTTTTAGCTTCTGTCACCCGGCTCATAACGTGGCGTTAAATTACATTCTCCTCCCAAAAGTATTAAAAcctgcaaatgtaaatttgctcgttatagggtggtagtagccgagtgggtatgaaccaggttcgaaccccacttactaccattgtgtccctgagcaagacacttaaccctgagtgtctccacccagggggggacagtccctgtaactactgattgtaaatagctccggataagggcgcctgataaatgccgcaaatgtaaatgttctaatAATTGTCTCCAGAAGGCCATTTGTTAACGCCGCGATAGAACCTGTAGGACTTTGGTACACGTTGGTTAATTGATTCGTATTTTAATAGAGCCACTGACCGGGAACCGCTCTGAAGCTCCTCACGGTGTTCGCGTCCCGTTGCCGGTGGTCTTTGGCGAACTTGTCGTAGATTTTGTACATGTTTGCGGAAGCGGCGTCGCgcgcgtcgccgccgccgccgccgtccgGCGCGCGCTCCCGCGACGCACGG
Coding sequences within it:
- the gdf2 gene encoding growth/differentiation factor 2; this encodes MRNSWNFQTCVGLVVFIGSLWAKPLQGGIELDETQDVLKMVAQEEAAESRLQKFLGTMKEEFLRKLNLSSVPQEHSRVHPPQFMIELYNKYASDKSSVPRSDVIRSFVIQDVTHSITNGSLSKHRLLFNVSIPSYEEITMVQLRLFTLTDKGPATSCHGVLATVNVYEVEHRQGQAITHLLDGREAVGIKHSWETFDVTSAIQRWVKSGHAGDELEVQVKRRNCGFHKSGSFDVSLSLKGNTSAILIVFSNDLNSRKKEARKEVKEMMMHEEDVVLAEPDAPPPFSSEEHYSLHPRRKRHAKKKNNNNYCRRNSLRVNFKDIGWDKWIVAPPEYDAFECIGMCFFPLTDDLTPSKHAIIQTLINLKNPKKANKACCVPTKLDPITVMYQEKGIITVRHMYEDMKVAECGCR
- the gdf10b gene encoding growth/differentiation factor 10, which translates into the protein MAAASSLLFLAHLLLSLPATDATSADSEARDRASRERAPDGGGGGDARDAASANMYKIYDKFAKDHRQRDANTVRSFRAVPGFIKNKVVFQFNLTSIPDSEVILSATFHFLDQRHRPWSCRRSRSLSCRVQQLHQPTPSHLIVRGLSPEAIFPLGNISLPPLRKGHWQARNITSVITQGRAMGDILVSIEFDSGERHLRHQEQFPKSSLPYILVYADDLAITEPNSVAMSLQRYSPFSVGEDTASPNTRAKREANQIHSNFLPDVHHADAKSKELWENTYFPLKPRSFSKEGPKLGQEIPGELGKSQVLSFDEKTMKKARRRQWSEPRLCARRYLRVDFADIGWSEWVLAPKAFDAFYCAGACGFPIPKVVRPSNHATIQSIVKAVGIVPGIPEPCCVPDKMSALPVLFLDTSKSIVLKVYPNMSVDTCACR
- the irbpl gene encoding retinol-binding protein 3, giving the protein MLLFLSKTWRLGDQSLIGQRDCFSKVSAINQETYTKKKQISKKMAKTLLFAPLMLLCRLWIADASFQAALVLDMAKILLDNYCFPENLIGMQEAIQQAINSGEIQHISDRKTLAAVLSTGVQGALNDPRLTVTYEPNYTPVKTPMLSLFSKDQLARQVKNSVKLEFLDKNVGYLRIDRIVGEEATATLAQFIQENIWNKVINTDALILDLRYSTGGELSGVPYVVSYFSDPEPPTLFERIYERPKNTTKELWTLSTLQGERYGKKKDLIVLTSKRTNGAAEAVAYTLKNLNRAIVVGERTSGGSVKVEKLKIGDSGFYITIPVARSTSPLTGLSWELNGVSPSVNTKPKEALSRAKSLLAIRSTIPKAVQSVSDIIQRYYSFRDKVQSVINHLEATDFFTVISEDNLAVKLNYELQSVAEDPRLIIKMAKNSPLVVQDDPELETIPDDQSFLQALAESVFKVRILPGNTGYVRFDRFVDAMLLQKMEVQMVRNVWEPIKGTDNLIIDLRFNTGGPSDSLSILLSYLHDVSSKLQLFTIYDRVQNTTTDYHTLPDILGPSYGSTRGVYVLTSYHTISAGEEFAYLIQSLHRGTIVGEITSGNLLHSKSFNVKNTDIVITLPVMNFIDNNDECWLGGGVVPDAIVLADEAEEQALEVIQFHQEIRSLVEEVGELLGMHYALPEIAVNVKKTLHTKWTDGFYRPVIDYESLASQLTADLQEISADHRLHVFYCDVEPESMLEVPKIPTADEASYIINTLFKADVLVGNIGYLRFDMMADIAVVKAIGSQLVQVWNKLVNTYALIIDLRYNIGAYSSALPLLCTYLFDPEPLTHLYTIFDHATNTTTRVMTLPEVLGQRYGPTKEIYILTSHMTGSAAEAFTRTMKDLKRATVIGEPTVGGSLSSGTYQIGNSILYASIPNQVVLSADNGQVWGVSGVEPHVVAQGTDALKVAKNIIAAKN